One Deltaproteobacteria bacterium DNA window includes the following coding sequences:
- a CDS encoding efflux RND transporter permease subunit: TRSAFKSSVVMLAVPFSAIGAIWLFYILGYNVSIAAWVGMIALMGLDAETGVFMMLFLDLSYDDAKKKGLLRSLAELDEAIIHGAVKRVRPKMMTVAAAFMGLLPIMWSTSAGSDVMKRIAAPMLGGLVTSFILELLVYPAIYKLWKKRELGPA; this comes from the coding sequence ACACGCGGAGCGCGTTCAAGTCGTCGGTCGTCATGCTCGCGGTGCCGTTCTCGGCCATCGGCGCGATCTGGCTCTTTTACATCCTCGGCTATAACGTCTCGATCGCCGCCTGGGTAGGGATGATCGCTCTCATGGGGCTGGACGCGGAGACCGGCGTGTTCATGATGCTGTTCCTGGATCTTTCCTACGACGACGCGAAGAAGAAGGGGCTGCTGCGGAGCCTCGCGGAGCTCGACGAGGCCATCATCCACGGCGCCGTGAAGCGGGTGCGTCCCAAGATGATGACGGTGGCCGCCGCGTTCATGGGGCTGCTGCCGATCATGTGGTCCACCTCCGCCGGTTCCGACGTCATGAAGCGGATCGCCGCTCCGATGCTCGGGGGGTTGGTCACGTCGTTTATCCTGGAACTGCTGGTCTACCCGGCGATCTACAAGTTGTGGAAGAAGCGGGAGCTCGGGCCGGCGTAG